From Chryseobacterium sp. H1D6B, a single genomic window includes:
- the der gene encoding ribosome biogenesis GTPase Der produces the protein MSNIVAIVGRPNVGKSTLFNRLLERREAIVDSTSGVTRDRHYGKSDWNGVDFTVIDTGGYDVGTDDVFEEEIRKQVQLAVDEATSIIFMLNVEEGLTDTDYEIYELLRRSNKQVYIVINKVDSSKEEIDATEFYQLGIDKYYTISSATGSGTGEILDDVVRDFPTTDYKDPFEGLPKITIAGRPNVGKSTMTNALLDAERNIVTDVAGTTRDSIQTLYNKFGHEFVLVDTAGMRRKSKVSEDLEFYSVMRSIRSIEYSDVVILMVDATQGWESQDMNIFGLAQKNRKGIVILVNKWDLVEDKHTNTIRDFEKSIRDKIGQFNDIPILFVSALTKQRILKAVEMAMEVYEARKKKIKTSKLNEIMLPIFERTPPPAIKGKYIKIKYCVQLPTPSPQFVFFCNLPQYVKEAYKRFTENQLRKEFGFTGVPIEVYFRQK, from the coding sequence ATGTCAAATATTGTCGCTATCGTTGGTCGTCCCAATGTAGGAAAATCCACCTTATTTAATCGTTTACTGGAAAGAAGAGAAGCTATTGTAGATTCTACTTCTGGTGTTACAAGAGACCGTCATTACGGGAAATCCGACTGGAATGGAGTAGATTTCACTGTGATCGATACAGGGGGGTATGATGTAGGAACAGATGATGTTTTCGAAGAAGAAATCCGTAAGCAGGTACAGCTTGCAGTAGATGAAGCTACTTCTATCATTTTCATGCTGAACGTAGAAGAAGGGCTTACAGATACAGATTATGAAATCTATGAACTTTTAAGAAGATCAAATAAACAAGTTTATATTGTCATCAATAAAGTGGATTCTTCAAAAGAAGAGATCGATGCAACAGAATTCTACCAATTAGGAATTGATAAATATTATACTATTTCTTCTGCAACAGGTTCTGGAACCGGAGAAATCTTAGATGATGTTGTTAGGGATTTCCCGACCACAGATTATAAAGACCCTTTTGAAGGCTTACCAAAAATTACGATCGCTGGACGTCCGAATGTAGGAAAATCTACAATGACGAATGCTTTGCTTGATGCTGAAAGAAATATCGTAACAGATGTCGCTGGAACTACAAGAGACAGTATTCAGACACTTTACAATAAATTCGGGCACGAGTTTGTATTGGTAGATACTGCAGGGATGAGACGTAAATCTAAAGTTTCTGAAGATCTGGAATTTTACTCAGTCATGAGATCAATCCGTTCTATTGAATATTCTGATGTTGTAATCCTGATGGTAGATGCTACACAAGGATGGGAATCTCAGGATATGAATATCTTTGGTTTAGCCCAGAAAAACAGAAAAGGAATTGTAATCCTGGTGAACAAGTGGGATTTAGTAGAAGATAAGCACACTAATACGATCCGTGATTTCGAGAAATCTATAAGAGATAAGATCGGTCAGTTTAATGATATTCCAATTTTATTTGTTTCGGCTTTAACGAAGCAGAGAATCTTGAAAGCCGTAGAAATGGCGATGGAAGTATATGAAGCCCGTAAGAAGAAGATCAAAACTTCAAAATTAAATGAGATCATGCTTCCTATTTTTGAACGTACGCCGCCGCCAGCAATCAAAGGGAAATATATCAAGATAAAATATTGTGTACAGCTTCCTACTCCTTCACCGCAGTTTGTGTTTTTCTGTAACCTGCCTCAGTATGTGAAAGAAGCGTATAAAAGATTTACAGAGAATCAATTGAGAAAAGAATTCGGATTTACCGGAGTTCCGATTGAAGTGTATTTCAGACAAAAATAA
- a CDS encoding helix-turn-helix transcriptional regulator — translation MNSDSGYIKTVFGLKLKQQRQKKNWSLQDLAVKTGLSKSYLNEIENGKKYPKHDKIIQLSESLNCTFDDLVSTKLDKSLAPFNEILQSDFFKEVPLELFGINKNNLISIISDAPKKVTAFINALIEISQNYNLGKERFYFAVLRSFQELYDNYFPEIEEKVVQFAHENKLELKKNLKTELLEHILIEKFNYTIQSENFEKFGTLDNLRSLFIPEKKLLLLNNKLEKDQKTFILAKEIGFNVLELKNRPNTYSWLDFGSFEEILNNFYAAYFAGALLISKEKVIEKTSDFFLENNWEPKSFEDLISNFTHSPETFYYRLTNVLSSELGIKDLFYLCLVKKKGSDKIQILKELHLNHQQAPHANATNEHYCRRWIAVKNLHHLKENETLTDAQISHYKDQGVSYLVISTSQKNPFSDGSNRSYCLGVLLNTQTIKKINFIKSSSLKTINVGVTCESCSIADCEVRQAPPVRLEKEHFNLTMKNSIEKIRKEIL, via the coding sequence ATGAATTCGGACAGCGGCTATATTAAAACAGTCTTCGGACTGAAACTAAAACAGCAGAGACAAAAGAAAAATTGGTCTCTGCAGGACCTTGCCGTAAAAACAGGTTTGTCAAAATCTTATCTCAATGAAATTGAAAACGGAAAAAAATATCCCAAACATGATAAAATAATCCAGCTTTCTGAGTCTTTGAACTGTACATTTGATGATCTGGTCTCTACCAAACTTGATAAAAGTTTAGCCCCATTTAATGAAATTCTGCAGTCTGATTTTTTTAAAGAAGTTCCGCTGGAATTATTCGGGATCAATAAAAATAATCTGATCAGTATTATCAGCGACGCACCCAAAAAAGTAACTGCTTTCATTAATGCTCTTATTGAAATTTCACAGAATTACAATTTAGGAAAGGAGCGTTTTTATTTTGCCGTGTTAAGGTCTTTTCAGGAGCTCTACGATAATTATTTCCCTGAAATTGAAGAAAAGGTCGTACAGTTTGCTCATGAGAATAAATTAGAATTGAAGAAAAATTTAAAAACAGAGCTCTTAGAACATATTCTTATTGAGAAATTTAATTATACTATACAATCTGAGAATTTTGAGAAGTTCGGAACATTAGACAATCTACGGTCATTATTTATTCCCGAGAAAAAATTACTGCTGCTGAACAATAAGCTTGAAAAGGATCAGAAGACTTTTATTTTAGCTAAAGAAATAGGATTCAATGTTTTGGAATTAAAAAACCGTCCCAACACTTACTCCTGGCTGGATTTCGGAAGCTTTGAAGAAATTTTGAATAATTTCTATGCTGCTTATTTTGCAGGAGCACTGCTTATTTCAAAAGAAAAAGTCATTGAAAAGACTTCTGATTTCTTTCTAGAAAACAATTGGGAACCGAAAAGTTTCGAAGATCTCATCAGTAATTTCACTCATTCTCCTGAAACCTTTTATTACAGATTAACGAATGTTCTCTCATCAGAACTGGGAATTAAAGATCTCTTTTATTTATGTCTCGTAAAAAAGAAGGGATCTGATAAAATACAGATCTTAAAAGAACTTCACCTCAACCATCAGCAGGCTCCCCACGCCAATGCTACCAACGAACATTACTGCCGGAGATGGATCGCCGTTAAAAACCTGCATCATTTAAAAGAAAATGAAACGTTAACGGATGCGCAGATTTCCCATTATAAAGACCAGGGAGTAAGCTATCTGGTGATTTCTACTTCCCAGAAAAATCCATTTTCAGATGGAAGCAACAGAAGTTACTGTTTGGGAGTTCTACTGAACACCCAGACGATTAAAAAAATAAATTTCATCAAATCTTCCTCTTTAAAAACGATCAATGTAGGAGTCACCTGCGAATCCTGCAGTATTGCCGACTGCGAAGTGAGACAGGCTCCGCCGGTACGACTGGAAAAAGAACATTTTAACCTTACCATGAAAAATTCAATTGAAAAAATAAGAAAAGAAATTTTATGA
- a CDS encoding GNAT family N-acetyltransferase: MNYNIRKIKISENIAIADELVGELHVSEKEMNDKTADWNQIRDHYLRFMKECQEENDGTFLIAEIDGRAIGFLFGYVDEKDDSNFELGDADDLYVSEGYVKKEYRKHGIYTALNKAFEENYKDYNIRKIYRYTLCNNDTMQKWLSGQGYQPVRLVYEKWL, encoded by the coding sequence ATGAATTACAACATACGAAAAATAAAAATTTCAGAAAATATCGCCATTGCAGATGAACTGGTGGGTGAGCTTCACGTTTCTGAAAAAGAAATGAATGATAAAACTGCTGACTGGAATCAAATCCGTGACCACTACCTGCGTTTCATGAAAGAATGCCAGGAAGAAAATGACGGAACTTTTTTGATTGCAGAAATTGACGGCAGAGCTATAGGTTTCCTATTTGGATATGTGGATGAAAAAGATGACAGCAATTTTGAACTCGGCGATGCAGATGATCTGTATGTTTCTGAAGGATATGTAAAAAAAGAATATCGAAAGCATGGTATTTATACTGCTCTTAATAAAGCTTTTGAAGAGAATTATAAAGATTATAACATCCGGAAAATCTACCGTTATACTTTATGTAATAATGACACGATGCAGAAATGGCTTTCCGGGCAGGGTTATCAGCCGGTAAGATTAGTCTATGAAAAATGGCTTTAA
- a CDS encoding 4'-phosphopantetheinyl transferase superfamily protein, with protein sequence MEVWAAYSFLNKNDSDKIAVLFDQLPDSVKQSVERYQDPEDRLARKISKLLLETLIRKSSPYQSFFWNLYKKDSFSKPYVEGSEFDFSVSHSKNLITACLSANGKCGIDIEFIKPLDIEIYNDFLHPQEIKYIGSHQNPQTAFYEIWVKKEASLKASGFGISKDLAGIDAHKEIIVIDDQQYFTQPLALSSEYISYIASDVRITNLQLKEVIF encoded by the coding sequence ATGGAAGTTTGGGCAGCGTACAGTTTCCTGAATAAAAATGATTCTGATAAAATAGCAGTATTATTTGATCAGCTTCCTGATTCTGTCAAGCAGTCTGTAGAAAGATATCAAGATCCGGAGGACAGGCTTGCAAGAAAAATTTCAAAATTATTATTAGAAACTCTGATAAGGAAAAGCAGTCCTTATCAGAGTTTTTTTTGGAATTTATATAAAAAAGACAGTTTTTCAAAACCTTATGTAGAAGGATCTGAATTTGATTTCAGCGTCTCTCACAGTAAAAACTTAATCACAGCCTGCCTGTCTGCAAATGGGAAATGCGGTATTGATATCGAATTTATAAAACCTTTGGATATTGAAATTTATAATGATTTTCTGCATCCCCAAGAAATAAAATACATTGGATCTCATCAAAATCCGCAGACTGCTTTTTATGAAATCTGGGTAAAAAAAGAAGCCTCGTTAAAGGCTTCAGGTTTTGGTATCTCAAAAGATTTAGCAGGGATTGATGCTCATAAAGAAATTATTGTCATTGATGACCAGCAGTATTTTACACAGCCCCTGGCATTGTCTTCTGAGTATATAAGTTATATCGCTTCTGATGTCAGGATTACAAACCTGCAGTTAAAAGAAGTTATTTTCTAA
- the upp gene encoding uracil phosphoribosyltransferase, with protein MLSILSENFSLVNEWINELRNVEVQNDRMRFRRNMERIGEIAAFEISKGLEHREIEIQTPLDKIKSTEIAVQPVITTILRAGVPLFQGILNYLDRADCGFVAAYRKHDANDYFSIKQDYLTCPSIEGRPLIVADPMLATGASLIEAIKDLLTNGKPSQLHIVAAIASRQGVETIEKAYPEAKIWVGAIDEQLTSKGYITPGLGDAGDLSYGEKLQR; from the coding sequence ATGCTCAGTATTTTATCAGAAAACTTTTCTCTTGTAAATGAATGGATTAATGAACTTCGTAACGTTGAAGTTCAGAATGACCGGATGAGATTCCGTAGAAATATGGAGCGTATAGGAGAGATTGCCGCTTTTGAAATAAGCAAAGGACTGGAGCATAGAGAAATTGAGATCCAGACTCCTTTAGATAAGATAAAAAGTACAGAAATTGCTGTTCAGCCTGTCATAACTACTATTTTGAGAGCTGGAGTTCCTTTGTTCCAGGGGATTTTAAATTATCTGGACAGAGCAGACTGCGGTTTCGTAGCCGCATACAGAAAACATGATGCCAATGATTATTTTTCTATAAAACAGGATTATCTTACCTGTCCGAGTATCGAAGGCAGACCGCTGATCGTTGCAGATCCGATGTTAGCAACTGGAGCTTCTTTAATTGAAGCAATCAAAGATCTATTGACAAACGGAAAACCTTCCCAGCTTCATATTGTCGCTGCAATTGCGTCAAGACAGGGTGTTGAAACCATTGAAAAAGCTTACCCGGAAGCAAAAATATGGGTAGGTGCTATCGATGAGCAACTAACTTCAAAAGGATATATCACTCCTGGTTTGGGAGATGCAGGAGACTTAAGTTACGGAGAAAAGCTTCAGAGATAA
- a CDS encoding double zinc ribbon domain-containing protein, whose translation MILDLFFPNRCLHCSTIIDADLLVCNLCFNQIHFTHYHYFTENSTKEKCRLLFPVENTYALMQFGEENLSRKIIHELKYRGRETTGKILAAWVTERLDFKNEKPDLLVSVPLHYKKQRERGYNQLHVFTEALSAFYHIPFDHHLIKRNHYSKAQALKDKKHRLETENMFSVTKPVSGKHILLIDDVFTTGNTAATIAWEILNAGDNKVSVLVMAMDE comes from the coding sequence ATGATTTTAGACTTATTTTTCCCTAACCGCTGTCTCCACTGCAGCACTATCATTGATGCAGATCTATTGGTCTGTAATCTGTGTTTTAATCAAATTCATTTCACCCACTACCATTATTTCACTGAAAACAGCACAAAGGAAAAATGCAGGCTTCTGTTTCCTGTAGAAAATACATATGCCTTAATGCAGTTCGGAGAAGAGAACCTGAGCAGAAAAATCATCCATGAACTCAAATACAGAGGAAGAGAAACAACAGGAAAAATTCTTGCAGCATGGGTAACAGAAAGACTGGATTTTAAAAATGAAAAACCAGATCTGTTAGTCAGTGTTCCGCTTCATTATAAGAAACAGAGAGAACGAGGATATAACCAGCTGCATGTATTTACAGAGGCCTTATCTGCATTTTATCATATTCCGTTCGATCATCATTTAATTAAAAGAAATCATTATTCTAAAGCGCAGGCTCTGAAAGATAAAAAACACCGTCTGGAAACTGAAAATATGTTTTCAGTCACCAAACCCGTTTCGGGAAAGCACATTTTATTGATCGATGATGTTTTTACAACAGGAAACACAGCCGCTACGATTGCCTGGGAAATTTTAAACGCAGGAGATAATAAAGTGAGCGTTTTGGTGATGGCAATGGATGAATAG
- the aceB gene encoding malate synthase A, with the protein METKTQLQIKSQKQFEEIFSQDLIDFLVELHQNFDPKRKELLEKRKETQLEFDQRHFPEFLKETEEIRNENWVCSPLPKDLLNRRVEITGPVDRKMIINALNSGASTFMADFEDSNSPVWENCMDGQINLSDAVNREIDFTNEQGKSYQLNEKTAVLLVRPRGLHLPEKHIEINGEEVSGSLIDFGIYFFRNAKKLVENGSGPYFYLPKLEHYKEARWWNEVFIFSQNYLGIPQGTIKATVLIETITASFQIDEILYELKEHSSGLNCGRWDYIFSFIKKFRNLPEFIVPDRDQVTMTSPFMSAYSKRVIEICHKRNVHAIGGMTAQIPVKNDYEANSKAFEKVRNDKKREVKNGHDGTWVAHPALVSVAKDIFDQYMPSENQIDKKFEYDIKENELLEIPKGEITEKGIRKNINVGILYLESWLMGTGAAAIYNLMEDAATAEISRTQIWQWLQNKAVLNDRRILTREMVLQWETEEMDTIENYVGEDRFKNGKFNLAKELFNELIFSGDFEEFLTLKAYPFI; encoded by the coding sequence ATGGAAACTAAAACTCAATTACAAATAAAGTCTCAAAAGCAGTTTGAAGAGATTTTTAGTCAGGATTTGATAGATTTTCTGGTTGAGCTTCATCAAAATTTTGATCCTAAAAGAAAAGAACTTTTAGAAAAAAGAAAAGAAACACAGCTGGAATTCGATCAAAGGCATTTTCCAGAATTTTTAAAAGAAACGGAAGAAATAAGAAATGAAAACTGGGTATGTTCTCCGCTTCCTAAAGATTTATTGAATAGAAGAGTAGAGATCACAGGTCCCGTAGACCGGAAAATGATTATCAACGCATTGAATTCAGGAGCTTCCACCTTTATGGCAGATTTTGAAGACAGCAATTCGCCGGTTTGGGAGAACTGTATGGACGGGCAGATCAATCTTTCTGATGCAGTTAACCGGGAGATTGATTTTACGAATGAGCAGGGAAAATCTTATCAGCTCAATGAGAAAACAGCTGTTCTTCTCGTCCGTCCCCGAGGGCTTCATCTTCCGGAGAAACATATTGAGATCAATGGAGAGGAAGTTTCAGGTTCATTAATTGATTTTGGAATTTATTTTTTCAGAAATGCAAAAAAGCTGGTTGAAAACGGCAGCGGACCGTATTTTTATCTTCCTAAGCTGGAACATTACAAAGAAGCCCGCTGGTGGAATGAAGTTTTTATTTTTTCACAAAATTACTTGGGTATTCCACAGGGAACAATTAAAGCAACGGTTTTAATTGAAACGATTACAGCATCATTTCAGATCGACGAAATATTGTATGAACTGAAAGAACACAGCTCCGGTTTAAACTGCGGACGCTGGGATTATATTTTTTCATTTATCAAGAAATTTAGAAACCTTCCGGAATTCATAGTTCCCGACCGCGATCAGGTGACGATGACTTCTCCATTTATGAGTGCCTATTCCAAAAGAGTCATTGAAATATGCCATAAAAGAAACGTCCATGCAATTGGCGGAATGACAGCACAGATTCCTGTGAAGAATGACTATGAAGCCAATAGTAAAGCTTTTGAAAAAGTGCGGAATGATAAGAAAAGGGAAGTGAAAAACGGCCATGACGGAACTTGGGTAGCTCATCCCGCTTTGGTATCTGTCGCAAAAGATATTTTTGATCAATATATGCCGTCAGAAAATCAGATCGATAAAAAGTTTGAGTATGATATTAAAGAAAATGAACTGCTGGAAATCCCAAAAGGAGAAATTACTGAAAAAGGAATAAGAAAAAATATCAATGTAGGAATCCTTTATCTCGAAAGCTGGCTGATGGGAACAGGAGCAGCCGCGATCTACAATTTGATGGAAGATGCCGCAACAGCAGAAATTTCAAGAACACAGATCTGGCAGTGGCTGCAGAATAAAGCTGTTTTAAATGACCGCAGAATACTGACACGCGAAATGGTTCTTCAATGGGAAACCGAAGAAATGGACACTATTGAAAACTACGTCGGCGAAGACCGGTTCAAGAATGGGAAATTTAATCTTGCTAAAGAACTGTTCAATGAACTGATATTCTCGGGAGATTTTGAAGAATTTCTCACCTTGAAAGCGTATCCTTTTATTTAA
- a CDS encoding Pls/PosA family non-ribosomal peptide synthetase — MMKSVILGKESPEFIKNETLPELLVPIFKQYKDKTAFTFKDKTLSYEELDSWSNAVALQLQKEGVKEGDNVGVWYPRSLELPVAILGILKAGAAYIPLDREMPEDRIKKVFTDIHVKTYFSDTDAGIHCKPISITPQPETIQSPVSIENDPHRWAYVLFTSGSTGNPKGIPISHQNICHLIRSEEDFIGIKDTDIVYQGFSVSFDMWCEEVWISLFAGASIWIADATTVKAIDELSEILIQNKITVLHAVPSILAIIDEVPSIRLINTGGEACTKQVQEKWAKPYRIFINSYGPTETTVSSNMVKLNANEDLTIGGPLPNYHIAVIDENMNIVPRGERGEMIISGPGVSKGYFNLPELTEQKFLSNPFSELPGDTIYKTGDAVVIREDGFIDFQGRIDDQIKLRGYRIELGEIETRLNMLPGVSSAAVAVKEDANEQGQLVGYAVMSNDSSFNESEMRKELAAFLAPYMVPISIVKMKEMPRMPSGKIDRKKLPIPESFAGHENKEELKINAEASIEEKLIETLKWVFPGKDIQLTDDFFTDLGGHSLLAATLVSHLRQKAGIPYASLKDIYENRPLSAYADCLKNKITKEDVPHEPFARVSSLQYYACNAAQTVSLLVIFALLSIQIFFPYLSYYYFQLNGYGTIFALVSAILLYTLIPPVYSIIILLTKWLVIGKIKEGDYPLWGWYYFRWWLWKTTKRLMPSEFIVETPLYPKYLRLLGVKVHPSAQLSLLPIAAEDLVTIGANVTSSSGCSIDNASVENGILKIRKVHIKANAYLGSSSIVCGGTVIEEFGELHDLSCLNEGKKIGYGEVWDGSPAEKLRSKNDDELVLPQLASSRKRNKYALLYLCSLFFFPLVIILPLAPTLYTLYYLDDRSSDYSFYYLWQAPILSTVYILLFIGVVSLLTRMLQYKMKPGIYSIYSATYYKKWIKDQIFNLSLIVVHPLFASIYISKFYRMMGAKVGKNSEISTASDVSHNLLEIGEGSFIADAVILGEHDVRNEKLILAKTKIGNNSFVGNSGLIPQGYKLGDNMLIGVLSKAPTEEQLANSSEKDWFGSPPIGLPSRQKSENFKDSLTYNPTPGLKLARRLVEGIRIILPQTVIIICSVLFIAYTSNYMEGRLSLLFLLSPFYYLGIVALPSFFLMVMLKWILIGKYKKTEMPMYSLRVWLSEGITTIYEALPVQFFLDFLRGTMWLPFFMRFLGVKIGKRVWLNTTDITEFDMVSIGDEAMLNEDCGPQTHLFEDRIMKVGSVKIGSQTTINSRTIILYDTEIGNNVNIDTLSLVMKGEVLSDNTSWYGSPLRGK; from the coding sequence ATGATGAAAAGCGTCATTTTAGGAAAGGAGTCTCCTGAATTCATAAAAAACGAAACCCTTCCCGAATTATTAGTTCCTATTTTTAAACAATACAAAGATAAAACAGCCTTTACATTTAAAGACAAAACTCTCTCCTATGAAGAACTTGACAGCTGGAGCAATGCTGTTGCACTGCAGCTTCAAAAAGAAGGGGTAAAAGAAGGTGACAATGTAGGAGTCTGGTATCCAAGATCACTGGAGCTTCCCGTTGCGATATTGGGAATATTAAAAGCGGGTGCTGCTTATATCCCTTTAGACAGGGAGATGCCTGAAGACAGAATAAAAAAAGTTTTCACTGACATTCATGTCAAAACCTATTTTTCAGATACCGATGCCGGGATCCACTGTAAACCGATTTCTATTACTCCGCAGCCTGAAACCATACAGTCTCCTGTTTCTATAGAAAATGATCCGCACAGGTGGGCATATGTATTGTTTACTTCTGGAAGTACAGGAAACCCGAAAGGAATCCCGATTTCCCACCAAAACATCTGCCATCTGATACGGTCTGAAGAAGATTTCATAGGAATAAAAGATACTGATATTGTGTATCAGGGATTTTCTGTTTCTTTTGATATGTGGTGCGAAGAAGTCTGGATCAGTCTCTTCGCAGGAGCTTCCATCTGGATCGCCGATGCCACTACGGTAAAAGCAATCGATGAATTAAGTGAAATATTAATCCAGAATAAAATTACGGTTCTTCATGCTGTTCCCAGTATTCTGGCTATTATTGATGAAGTTCCTTCTATAAGGCTTATTAATACCGGCGGAGAAGCCTGTACTAAGCAGGTTCAGGAAAAATGGGCGAAACCTTACAGAATATTCATCAACAGCTACGGTCCTACAGAAACTACTGTTTCTTCTAATATGGTTAAGCTTAATGCAAATGAAGATCTTACCATTGGAGGTCCTCTGCCCAATTATCATATTGCCGTCATTGATGAAAATATGAATATTGTTCCAAGAGGTGAACGCGGCGAAATGATCATTTCAGGACCCGGAGTGAGCAAGGGATATTTTAACCTTCCTGAGCTTACAGAACAAAAATTTCTTTCTAATCCTTTTTCTGAACTTCCAGGCGACACCATTTATAAAACGGGTGATGCTGTAGTCATCAGAGAAGACGGATTTATTGATTTTCAGGGAAGAATAGACGACCAGATCAAACTGCGCGGCTACAGGATCGAACTTGGAGAAATAGAAACGCGCCTGAATATGCTTCCCGGCGTTTCTTCTGCGGCAGTTGCCGTAAAAGAAGATGCTAATGAGCAGGGACAGCTTGTAGGATATGCAGTGATGAGCAATGATTCATCATTCAATGAAAGTGAAATGCGGAAAGAGCTTGCTGCTTTTCTTGCTCCTTACATGGTTCCTATTTCTATTGTCAAGATGAAGGAGATGCCCCGGATGCCGAGCGGAAAAATCGACAGAAAGAAATTACCCATCCCTGAAAGTTTTGCAGGTCATGAGAATAAAGAAGAACTTAAAATTAATGCAGAAGCTTCTATAGAGGAAAAATTAATCGAAACCTTAAAATGGGTTTTCCCGGGAAAAGATATTCAGCTTACTGATGATTTTTTTACTGATCTGGGAGGCCATTCATTATTGGCAGCTACCCTAGTTTCTCATTTGAGACAAAAAGCAGGTATCCCTTATGCTTCTTTGAAAGATATTTATGAAAACCGACCGCTTTCTGCTTATGCCGACTGCCTTAAAAATAAAATAACAAAAGAAGATGTTCCTCACGAGCCTTTTGCAAGGGTTTCGAGCCTGCAGTATTACGCCTGCAATGCCGCACAGACAGTAAGCTTACTGGTCATTTTTGCTTTATTAAGCATCCAGATATTTTTCCCTTACCTTAGTTATTATTATTTTCAATTAAATGGATACGGAACAATATTCGCCCTGGTAAGCGCTATTTTATTGTATACTTTGATTCCTCCCGTGTATTCAATCATTATCCTTTTAACCAAATGGCTTGTTATCGGAAAAATAAAAGAAGGCGACTATCCTCTCTGGGGCTGGTATTATTTCAGATGGTGGCTTTGGAAGACGACAAAGCGGCTTATGCCCTCTGAATTTATCGTAGAAACCCCTTTATATCCAAAATATTTGAGGTTATTAGGGGTAAAAGTACATCCAAGCGCACAGCTGAGTCTCCTTCCTATTGCCGCTGAAGATCTGGTAACTATTGGAGCGAACGTAACCTCAAGTTCAGGCTGCAGCATCGATAACGCTTCAGTAGAAAATGGAATTTTAAAAATAAGAAAAGTACATATTAAAGCGAATGCATATCTTGGATCATCCTCCATTGTCTGCGGCGGTACTGTGATTGAAGAATTTGGAGAACTTCACGATCTAAGCTGTCTAAATGAAGGTAAGAAGATTGGATATGGCGAAGTCTGGGATGGAAGTCCTGCTGAGAAGCTGAGATCAAAAAATGATGATGAGCTTGTTCTTCCTCAATTGGCTTCTTCCAGAAAAAGAAATAAATATGCTTTGCTGTATCTATGCTCTTTATTTTTCTTTCCACTCGTTATTATTTTACCGTTAGCTCCGACACTTTATACGCTGTATTACTTAGATGACCGTTCATCTGATTATAGTTTCTATTATTTGTGGCAGGCACCAATCCTTTCCACTGTATATATTTTATTATTTATTGGAGTAGTAAGTCTTCTTACGAGAATGCTGCAGTATAAAATGAAACCCGGGATTTATTCTATCTACAGCGCTACTTATTATAAAAAATGGATCAAAGACCAGATCTTTAACTTATCTCTTATTGTAGTCCATCCTCTATTTGCTTCTATTTATATCAGTAAATTTTATAGAATGATGGGAGCCAAAGTAGGAAAAAATTCTGAAATCTCTACAGCCAGCGATGTTTCACACAACCTGTTGGAAATTGGTGAAGGTTCTTTTATTGCAGATGCAGTGATTCTTGGTGAGCATGATGTAAGAAATGAAAAACTGATTCTGGCTAAAACAAAAATAGGAAACAACAGTTTTGTAGGAAACAGCGGACTTATCCCGCAAGGATATAAACTAGGCGACAATATGCTGATCGGTGTTCTCAGCAAGGCTCCCACCGAGGAACAGCTGGCTAATTCTTCAGAAAAAGACTGGTTCGGGTCTCCTCCCATCGGGCTTCCGTCCAGACAAAAATCTGAAAATTTCAAAGACAGCTTAACCTACAATCCTACTCCAGGTCTTAAACTAGCCAGAAGACTTGTAGAAGGAATCAGAATTATTCTGCCGCAGACTGTTATTATTATCTGCAGTGTCCTATTTATAGCCTATACCAGCAATTATATGGAAGGAAGATTGTCACTTTTATTTCTTCTTTCTCCTTTTTATTATTTGGGAATTGTAGCCCTTCCCTCTTTCTTTCTCATGGTTATGCTAAAATGGATCTTAATCGGAAAATATAAAAAAACAGAGATGCCGATGTACAGCCTGAGGGTCTGGCTCAGCGAAGGAATAACCACCATTTACGAAGCTCTTCCTGTACAGTTTTTCCTGGATTTTTTACGCGGAACCATGTGGCTGCCGTTTTTCATGAGATTCCTCGGGGTAAAAATCGGTAAAAGAGTATGGCTAAATACGACAGACATCACAGAATTCGATATGGTATCAATAGGCGATGAAGCCATGCTGAATGAAGACTGCGGTCCTCAGACCCATCTTTTTGAAGACAGAATTATGAAAGTAGGAAGTGTAAAAATAGGCAGCCAGACCACAATTAATTCTAGGACTATTATTTTATATGATACTGAAATTGGAAACAATGTAAATATTGACACGCTTTCATTAGTGATGAAAGGCGAGGTACTTTCCGACAACACTTCATGGTACGGAAGCCCGCTGAGAGGAAAATAA